One stretch of Legionella birminghamensis DNA includes these proteins:
- a CDS encoding YqgE/AlgH family protein: MAIETSFANQLLIAMPSLNDPNFQRAVIYVCEHNENGTVGLIINRPMQYPLGLVFEQMNIQPLRNEQNYQPLLYGGPVQPERGFVIHRPTGGWRSSLSLRDDVTVTTSNDIIRAIADDTGPKDVLITLGYTGWGEHQLEEEVLTNTWLVCPYKSEILYEVPFAQRWEYAGKILGINMSQLTSDAGHA, translated from the coding sequence ATGGCAATAGAGACTTCATTCGCTAATCAACTACTAATTGCCATGCCTTCGCTAAACGATCCTAATTTTCAACGGGCAGTGATTTATGTCTGCGAGCATAATGAAAATGGTACCGTGGGGTTGATTATTAATCGGCCAATGCAATATCCCCTGGGATTGGTATTTGAGCAAATGAATATTCAGCCTCTTCGCAATGAGCAGAATTATCAGCCTTTATTATATGGCGGTCCAGTGCAACCAGAGAGGGGATTTGTGATTCATCGACCGACAGGCGGATGGCGTTCCAGTTTATCGCTGCGGGATGATGTAACAGTGACTACTTCAAACGATATTATACGGGCGATTGCGGATGATACGGGGCCAAAGGACGTCTTAATTACTCTCGGATATACGGGCTGGGGAGAGCATCAGCTGGAGGAGGAAGTTTTGACCAATACCTGGTTAGTTTGCCCTTATAAATCTGAGATTCTTTATGAAGTTCCTTTTGCCCAGCGTTGGGAATATGCCGGTAAAATCCTGGGAATCAATATGAGCCAACTGACTTCCGATGCTGGCCATGCCTGA
- the ruvX gene encoding Holliday junction resolvase RuvX, which produces MPSGIYLGFDFGLKRIGVAVGQKITLTARPLTTLHAESGIPDWRQIDKLVKEWKPDALIVGLPTCIDSSEQYTTPLAREFAEQLIRHVALPVHLVDERLSTVEARAELFAQGGYRKLKSSPIDSFAACVILEQWLQHPG; this is translated from the coding sequence ATGCCCAGCGGTATTTATTTGGGATTTGATTTTGGTTTGAAACGAATTGGAGTGGCTGTAGGGCAGAAAATTACGCTGACAGCCCGTCCACTAACCACCCTCCATGCTGAATCAGGCATTCCTGATTGGCGACAGATCGATAAATTGGTTAAAGAATGGAAACCGGACGCATTAATTGTTGGATTGCCCACCTGCATTGACAGCAGCGAACAATATACTACACCCCTGGCTCGCGAATTTGCCGAGCAGTTAATCCGTCATGTTGCTTTGCCTGTTCATCTGGTCGATGAAAGATTGTCAACGGTAGAGGCCCGGGCAGAGTTGTTTGCTCAGGGCGGATACCGTAAACTTAAGAGTAGCCCCATCGACAGTTTTGCTGCTTGTGTAATTCTTGAGCAGTGGCTGCAACATCCTGGATAA
- a CDS encoding aspartate carbamoyltransferase catalytic subunit: MNHFLDINQLSAAQIYQLLERAQAFKQGKASYPVYSQYCMANLFYENSTRTRVSFEMAAAHLSMQVINLDLGRSSESKGEVIEDTIRNLAAMGINLFTIRHSQNLLPQELAAVLADDIHLINAGDGTNQHPSQAMLDLMTILEHKPDLSSLKIALIGNLRHSRVANSLQVLFSLMGVKELRLIAPQLWQPQKLHFGQVTESLQDGLSDADVVICLRVQRERLLDNESLDLSTFRRYFALTPDSIKWAKPDAIVMHPGPVNRGVEIDSEIVDGKQSVILQQVSNGVFMRMAIIESLIARG; the protein is encoded by the coding sequence ATGAATCATTTTCTGGATATTAATCAATTAAGCGCGGCGCAAATTTACCAGTTACTGGAACGCGCCCAGGCATTTAAACAGGGAAAAGCCTCCTACCCGGTTTACTCGCAATATTGCATGGCAAACCTGTTTTATGAAAACAGCACCCGAACCAGAGTCAGTTTTGAAATGGCCGCAGCCCATTTATCCATGCAGGTTATTAATTTAGATCTCGGACGCTCCTCTGAAAGCAAGGGGGAAGTGATTGAAGATACGATACGCAATCTTGCGGCTATGGGAATTAATTTATTTACTATCCGTCATTCCCAGAATCTTCTGCCGCAGGAGTTGGCTGCTGTATTAGCGGATGATATTCATTTGATTAATGCCGGTGACGGCACGAATCAGCACCCCAGTCAGGCAATGCTGGATCTGATGACTATTCTTGAGCATAAGCCCGATTTGTCATCGCTTAAAATCGCCCTGATTGGAAATTTGCGGCATTCACGCGTTGCCAACTCCCTGCAGGTTTTATTTAGTCTGATGGGAGTGAAAGAGCTTCGCCTGATAGCGCCGCAATTATGGCAGCCGCAAAAGCTGCACTTTGGCCAGGTGACAGAATCCCTGCAGGATGGATTGAGCGATGCCGATGTGGTCATTTGTCTCCGCGTCCAGCGTGAAAGATTGCTGGACAACGAAAGCCTGGATTTAAGTACTTTTCGCCGCTATTTTGCACTGACCCCAGACAGCATAAAATGGGCTAAACCGGATGCCATTGTTATGCATCCAGGACCGGTAAACCGTGGTGTGGAAATTGACAGTGAGATTGTAGATGGCAAACAATCGGTAATTCTGCAGCAGGTGAGCAATGGTGTTTTCATGCGTATGGCAATCATTGAGTCATTAATTGCCCGCGGCTAG
- a CDS encoding YifB family Mg chelatase-like AAA ATPase yields the protein MNLALSKTRSAIGIYAKPVSVEVHLAYGLPSFTIVGLPETAVKESKDRVRSAIVNSQFEFPCRKITVNLAPAELPKSGSGFDLPIAIGILAASGQIPLDKLGDHEFIGELALDGGLRGVNAIIPVILSSRRDNRLIIIPEANIEEASLLSYEGVLASNSLREICSYLCMDTSLKSLPPPPVSTAADSVIDWSDIKGQDHAKQAMFIAAAGGHSVLLCGSPGSGKTMLAKRFQTLIPELDDEQAFECIAIHSISKKTINYEAWRSPPFRSPHHTASNVALVGGSNPPKPGEISLAHNGILFLDELPEFSRHVLETLREPLESGVINISRAAVQMEYPAKFQLIAAMNPCPCGQWGNPRANCLCSPERIQRYMGKLSAPFLDRIDMQITVLPLSNEELLRPLNTSSGQSERLRQEVQVFRDIQFKRQGCLNAHLSTKDCETLCALEQEEHQLLTEVLSRLNLSARAYHRLLKVARSIADIQRKDRVDCSSIKQALSFRQMLQAPR from the coding sequence ATGAATCTCGCACTAAGCAAAACACGCAGTGCTATTGGTATTTATGCCAAGCCTGTTTCAGTAGAAGTCCATCTGGCCTATGGATTACCGAGTTTTACCATTGTGGGGCTGCCAGAAACAGCAGTAAAAGAAAGCAAGGATCGGGTAAGAAGCGCTATTGTTAACAGCCAGTTTGAATTTCCCTGCCGCAAAATTACAGTTAATTTAGCCCCTGCCGAACTACCCAAATCGGGCAGCGGCTTTGATCTGCCCATAGCCATTGGCATTCTGGCAGCATCCGGACAAATTCCGCTGGACAAACTGGGCGATCATGAGTTTATTGGCGAGTTAGCCCTGGATGGCGGGTTGCGAGGTGTAAATGCCATCATTCCCGTTATTTTATCCAGCCGCCGCGATAACCGGTTGATCATTATTCCTGAGGCAAATATCGAAGAAGCATCCCTATTAAGTTACGAAGGCGTTTTAGCCTCAAACAGTCTTAGGGAAATATGCAGCTACCTTTGCATGGACACATCGTTGAAAAGTCTTCCGCCCCCTCCTGTATCAACGGCTGCTGACTCAGTCATCGATTGGTCTGATATCAAAGGCCAGGATCATGCCAAACAGGCAATGTTCATCGCTGCAGCGGGCGGTCACAGCGTTTTGCTATGCGGTTCCCCCGGCAGTGGAAAAACCATGCTGGCAAAACGCTTTCAGACTCTAATCCCAGAACTTGATGATGAGCAGGCATTTGAATGCATCGCTATTCATTCCATCAGTAAAAAAACAATCAATTATGAGGCCTGGCGCTCCCCTCCTTTTCGCTCGCCCCATCATACAGCATCTAATGTGGCTCTGGTTGGCGGCAGCAACCCTCCCAAGCCAGGGGAGATTTCTCTGGCGCATAACGGCATATTATTTTTAGACGAGCTCCCAGAATTCAGCCGGCATGTTTTGGAAACCCTGCGTGAACCACTGGAATCGGGGGTAATTAATATTTCCAGAGCTGCTGTTCAGATGGAGTATCCGGCCAAGTTCCAACTGATTGCAGCAATGAATCCCTGCCCTTGTGGACAATGGGGAAACCCCAGGGCAAACTGCCTGTGCAGCCCGGAACGTATCCAGCGTTATATGGGCAAACTATCAGCGCCTTTTCTAGATCGCATTGACATGCAAATTACGGTACTTCCTCTTTCCAATGAGGAATTGCTCCGCCCTTTAAATACAAGTTCAGGGCAAAGCGAACGTCTCAGACAGGAAGTACAGGTATTTCGCGACATCCAATTTAAACGGCAAGGCTGTCTCAATGCCCACCTCAGTACGAAAGACTGCGAAACGCTCTGTGCGCTTGAGCAAGAGGAACACCAACTCTTAACAGAAGTACTATCCCGCCTGAATTTATCTGCCAGGGCCTATCATCGCTTATTAAAAGTAGCACGCAGTATTGCCGATATTCAGCGGAAGGATAGAGTAGACTGCAGCTCAATAAAGCAGGCTTTGTCATTCAGGCAGATGCTGCAGGCTCCAAGGTGA
- the ubiK gene encoding ubiquinone biosynthesis accessory factor UbiK — MFDPKYFDELAKKLFSSLPSSIQNLEKDIEDKFKEILQVAFNRLDLITREEFDVQTKVLARTREKLEALEAQVNLMIKLQTNNKDQNTEI; from the coding sequence ATGTTTGACCCCAAGTATTTCGATGAACTAGCAAAAAAGCTATTTTCCAGCCTTCCCTCCAGCATCCAGAATCTTGAAAAGGATATTGAAGATAAATTTAAAGAAATTCTTCAGGTAGCTTTTAATCGCCTGGACTTAATCACCCGCGAGGAATTTGATGTGCAAACCAAAGTACTGGCCCGGACCAGAGAGAAACTGGAAGCGCTGGAGGCTCAGGTTAATTTAATGATTAAACTCCAAACCAACAATAAAGATCAGAACACGGAAATTTAA
- a CDS encoding P-II family nitrogen regulator, which yields MKMVTAIIKPFKLDDVHEALMEINVPGITISEMRGVGRQKGHTELYRGAEYVVDFLPKIKIELLLPDNMVEAAIDAICKSAYTGKIGDGKIFVYDLQQVIRIRTGEMGEDAI from the coding sequence ATGAAAATGGTCACAGCAATTATAAAACCGTTCAAACTTGATGATGTTCATGAAGCATTAATGGAGATAAATGTTCCTGGGATTACAATCTCCGAGATGCGGGGGGTTGGACGTCAGAAGGGCCATACTGAATTATACCGCGGCGCCGAATATGTTGTTGATTTTCTTCCAAAAATCAAAATTGAACTGCTTCTCCCCGATAATATGGTTGAGGCTGCTATTGATGCTATCTGTAAATCGGCCTACACCGGAAAAATCGGCGACGGAAAGATTTTTGTTTATGATTTGCAGCAGGTTATTCGCATACGTACCGGGGAAATGGGTGAGGATGCTATATAG
- a CDS encoding EVE domain-containing protein: protein MKYWLMKSEPSCFSIDDLQKSPNQTSHWDGVRNYQARNFIKEMSVGDQVLFYHSNCAPPGIIGIAEITSEAYPDHTAFDPDSEHPDPKSTPENPRWFMVDVQFKEKFNHLISLEELKNYPQLAGMPLLRKGNRLSVMPVSSEEWRFIKELAI, encoded by the coding sequence ATGAAATATTGGTTAATGAAATCTGAACCTTCCTGTTTTAGTATTGATGATTTACAAAAATCGCCCAATCAAACCAGTCATTGGGACGGTGTCCGCAATTATCAGGCAAGAAATTTTATAAAGGAAATGTCAGTAGGTGATCAAGTGCTATTTTACCACTCCAATTGCGCACCTCCAGGCATTATTGGCATTGCTGAAATAACCAGCGAAGCCTATCCTGATCACACCGCATTTGACCCGGACAGCGAACACCCTGATCCCAAAAGCACCCCGGAAAATCCCCGGTGGTTTATGGTAGATGTTCAGTTTAAAGAAAAATTTAATCACCTCATTTCGCTGGAAGAATTAAAAAATTACCCTCAGCTGGCAGGCATGCCATTACTACGCAAGGGCAATCGCCTGTCCGTAATGCCGGTGAGTTCAGAGGAGTGGCGTTTCATTAAGGAGTTGGCTATATAG
- a CDS encoding 5-formyltetrahydrofolate cyclo-ligase, with translation MSDHLKRTQREVYRNIRERITYEYRRNTSRRICNRIKQLDIFRKAKHIALYHATNGEVDLHDIWRSVPLHGKYCYFPVIQADRQLHFVPATPATTFTRNKYNIEEPQVDLSHSIDPQRLDIILMPLVAFDEYGTRLGMGGGYYDKSLSTVNHPVLIGVAYEFQHTDFINPDTWDIKMSAVVTELKTYWIK, from the coding sequence ATGAGCGATCACCTGAAACGAACACAAAGAGAAGTTTATCGAAATATTAGGGAACGCATTACTTATGAATACCGCAGAAACACATCGAGACGAATCTGTAATCGCATTAAGCAACTGGATATTTTCCGTAAAGCGAAACATATTGCCCTGTATCACGCAACGAACGGGGAAGTCGATTTGCATGATATCTGGCGCTCGGTTCCCCTGCACGGAAAATATTGTTATTTTCCGGTCATTCAAGCTGACAGGCAATTGCATTTTGTTCCTGCGACACCTGCAACGACTTTTACCAGAAACAAGTATAATATTGAAGAACCACAGGTTGATTTGAGCCATTCCATCGATCCCCAGCGCCTGGATATTATTCTAATGCCCCTAGTGGCTTTCGATGAATACGGAACTCGTCTGGGGATGGGAGGCGGCTACTATGATAAATCCCTGAGCACAGTTAATCATCCCGTTCTGATTGGTGTTGCCTACGAGTTCCAGCATACTGACTTTATTAATCCTGATACCTGGGATATAAAAATGTCTGCCGTTGTGACTGAACTTAAAACTTACTGGATAAAATAA
- a CDS encoding PA3496 family putative envelope integrity protein — protein MTDLFDEDELLDEEGFVNTDEEVDIDEGESAILDARRRLENMLEEKRLREELDDFMDY, from the coding sequence ATGACTGATCTGTTTGATGAGGATGAGTTGCTGGACGAAGAGGGTTTTGTAAATACCGATGAGGAAGTTGACATTGATGAGGGCGAATCTGCAATTCTTGACGCGCGTCGACGTTTGGAGAATATGCTGGAGGAAAAACGCTTGCGCGAAGAACTTGATGATTTCATGGATTATTAG